A region of Rhodothermales bacterium DNA encodes the following proteins:
- a CDS encoding 3'(2'),5'-bisphosphate nucleotidase, producing ETLSKEDRSPVTVADFGSQALVCRAIDMHFPSDPIIGEEDATMLRSEQNGATQQKVLSHVQDLIPDASTEDVLAWIDRGCSRGQSKRFWTLDPIDGTKGFLRGEQYAVALALIVEGVVEVAVLGCPNLADPKDPSRQGVAFVASLGGGVTATALYDKLGEAKVHVSSVDDSTEARFCESVESGHSSHDNAARVADVLGIRRDSIRLDSQAKYAVVAAGQADIYMRLPTQSRYVEKIWDHAAGMLVVEEAGGRVTDIHGKPLEFAYGGRLEGNTGVIATNGLMHDQVLEALRTTGVA from the coding sequence GAGACGCTCAGCAAGGAGGATCGCAGTCCGGTGACCGTCGCTGATTTTGGGAGCCAGGCGCTCGTCTGCCGGGCCATCGATATGCATTTTCCGTCCGACCCCATCATCGGGGAGGAGGATGCAACGATGCTGCGATCGGAGCAGAACGGAGCGACGCAGCAGAAGGTGCTGTCGCACGTTCAGGATCTGATCCCGGATGCGTCGACAGAGGACGTGCTTGCGTGGATCGATCGCGGCTGTAGTCGGGGCCAGTCAAAGCGTTTCTGGACCCTTGATCCAATCGACGGTACCAAGGGCTTTTTGAGAGGAGAACAATACGCCGTCGCTCTTGCACTGATCGTGGAAGGCGTTGTCGAAGTCGCCGTGCTCGGATGTCCCAATCTCGCCGACCCGAAGGACCCGTCGCGTCAGGGCGTAGCCTTCGTGGCTTCGCTCGGAGGAGGAGTCACAGCGACTGCACTGTACGACAAGTTGGGCGAGGCGAAAGTCCACGTGAGCTCGGTCGACGATTCTACGGAGGCGAGATTTTGCGAGTCGGTGGAGTCCGGTCACAGTTCGCACGACAATGCCGCTCGTGTTGCCGACGTGCTCGGTATCCGCCGCGACTCGATTCGGCTGGACAGCCAGGCGAAGTACGCAGTCGTCGCAGCCGGGCAGGCGGATATCTATATGAGGCTTCCTACGCAATCGCGATACGTCGAGAAGATCTGGGATCACGCGGCCGGAATGCTCGTCGTTGAAGAGGCTGGTGGGAGAGTCACCGACATTCACGGTAAACCACTCGAGTTTGCCTACGGTGGCCGACTGGAGGGCAACACCGGGGTTATCGCGACGAACGGTCTAATGCACGATCAGGTCCTTGAGGCTCTCAGGACAACGGGCGTCGCGTAG